The sequence AATTAAGGAAAAACGGTTGAAGAAAATACTTAAAGAACCTTTACTAGACTTACATTCAACATCTTCATTATTtggtttatgattttaaaaataaaatatttaagttttcatcaaagttttatttaatattttagccCAGATACAAAACACTAATTgctaaaaaaatcacaaacacGTTTTGCACAAATGCTTAAATTTCTACGTTCTCaatttatatgcaaataaagTTATcgtttacgtttaattaaagaGAAATATTGGATATTTGCAATTTAGAATTCTATTTGCTCAGTAGTAAAGTCTAGAATGCTCAATACTCCTAGACATATTTGCACGTACAACTGACGCTTATATAAGTAatgttaaacaaaacaatattacaagATTTATTCAATTCAGATACTAAATCATACTTGATGAAGCGAACTAGTTTGATTAAAAAtggatttattgaatataaatgatattacatcAATACTGAAACAATGTAGTTTATTGGAAGTCAATATTTTAAGTTGGAGTATTGAAGAATATTCCGATCAACTTGTCGGATATCTGGGAGAACATTTAAGTTTAACGGTTCGTATTGAGGACAAAGGTGATATAAGagagatgattttttttatcaaatgtatTCCGAGACACGACGAATGGATGGCAAATTATTTAAGAGaaacaaatttttttaacaagGAATATGTCATGTTAAGCagtttatttcaaatgtttcGTGATGATGGTAAGTACATATGTAAAAGTtgagtaaaatttataatgaaaaccacctgaataataacataaattaagaaacatttaagtAAGTTCTACTTTTAGGACTAAAGAAATGGCGACCTAAACTATTACATATCAAAGAAGAACTTTTTGTATTCGAAGATGTAACACAAACTGGCTATACGATGCCGAACAATCTAAACACCTTAAATTATGAGGAATTAAAGGCAACGGTGACGGCTTTAGCGAAATTTCACGCTCAGTCGTATGTTTTTGAACAAAGAAAAAGTCAAGTATTAAAACGACCTTACAGAATCTGGGAAGATTATAGCGAGTATTTATGTGAACCAAGTAAAGGTCAATCTTGGCGTGATACAGGAATGCGAGCAGCTATAGATTTTCTGAAGGTTTTTTCAGAATATAAGTCTAAGCCAAATTTTACGGAACTAATCGAACAAATATTGCCCAAGCTTTTTAGCTCTGCTGAGGAACTTATGAAACCAAGTATGAAAATAAGGAACGTGGTCATTCATCGTGACTTATGgtcgaataatatttttctaaaaaaactaGAGAATAGCAAGATGCACGCacttttaattgattttcaaaCCGTTCTGTATAGTCTTCCTATGCTCGATTTATCATCACTCATATATTTCAATACCACCaagttatttagaaataattacacTAAACGAATTATAGATCATTACTATCACGAACTTAATGAAGAATTAAAATCGGAAGATATAGATGTGCAGTCAATTgtggataataaaaataaagtagaaTTATACGAAGAAAGTCTTGTATTTGGTATGACACAAGCAGCATTAATAGTTCCTATAATAGCTATGACAAATGAAagaagaaaacaatatttcacGAACCCTGAGTCTTGTTATAAGATAAACTGTATAAGTCGTAGTCAAGAATTTATAGAACTGGCtaaagaaaatatgaaatacCAAAGGAGAGTAATCGAACTATTAGATGAAATAGTAGAAAGATTTGTGTATCCATCTACAACagcaaatgtttttaaatagaattgtaggaatttacataatttatcttatcatctatttatatattatttagttaattaaatattactatcaTGATACCATAATCATtgctacaatttatttaaaatatatgagacGGTCATATATTTTAGTGTTAGAGCTACATATCAAAAGCAATTACGGTTATTTACGTTTCGCATTTCGCACATTACAATAACTTAAGGCAAAGTCAATGAATACTTAATGATTGACACAGAATTCAAATTAAGATAATCGGAGtgcgatatataataattcggaaaaatgaataatgaaaatgaatCTATTGTTACCACGTGTGATTTTATAACAGACGAAgtgataaaaaaagttatcgAAAACAGCGTTAATGAAGATGTAATTCTAAAAAATTACATCGTATTCAAGGCCAGTGATAAAATGCTTGGATTTTTAGCAGATTATTGGAAACTTCAAATACAAGTTATTACAAGTGACAATACAATTAAATCGctctgtttttttataaaagcagtATCTAAATCGAATTCAGCAAAAGCGGATATGGTCAATGAAATGAAGCTGTTtgaaaaggaaataaattttTACACATTAATTAAGAGCAAATTAAACACACCTGGTAAGTAAGATCTTTGTTTTTTGCATTGCATTAtaacatcattttaaaaaagcaTCAACTAAcatcgtattttttttcaaaattgtaGATATAAATACATGGAGTCCCAAACTAATTCTATCATTGAAAGATGCAATGATTTTTGAGGATTTGAATAGTCTTCAATATAAAACGCtaaataaatttagaacatTTGACAGAGAACACACCTTGCTCGCTTTGGAAGCATTAGCGAGATTTCATGCGGCTTCCATAATTTACGAAGAGAAACGATGTCTACTCTTAGGAAAACCGTATAACATAAACGATGACCACGAGAATTATCTTAACAAAGGTGGTTACCAAGAATCAGACCCATGGTTTATACAATGTATGAATGGCGCATTAGaagctgttaaatatttttcgaaatataGCAAAGATAAGAAAGttctaaatttaatagaaaagcGTTGGAACGATGTTTGGAAAACAGCACTCCGGCTTTCTGATTACtcattaaaatatagaaatgtaaTTTGCCATCGCGACCTAtggaacaataatattttatttagatacttAAAGAAAGGTGTGAAAACGGTACCCGATGATTGTTTACTTGTCGATTTCCAAGCAGTTAGGTGTCAACCGCCAGCTGGCGATGTAATGTTGCTCCTTTACTGTAATTTGGAACCTAATTTCCGAAAAGAGAATATTGCAACATtcttaaatcattattataatgtcaTGAAGAATATTTTAAGTAGCAATGGTATACCCATTCAAGATGTTTTTTCTTATGACAATTTTCTCAAATCTTGTGATGAACAGAAATTGTGGGCACTTGTGGTAAGTGCCTGTCTTGTACCACAGTTCTGGATTGACGATGAACTCAATACGAAAATTTTCTGCAATACTACAAACTTTAAACATATAATGACAAAAGATAAAGCGTCATTTATCAAAAACATGATATTAGAAAATAGtgattacaaaaacaaagtcttaaatatattagaagAAATTGTACAACAATACtgtctttaatataatactgtAGTAAATTCTGTAGAATAGTTATACTGGTTATAGATTTTTAATACCTTTTTACTTTCTACTTCCATAGTTTTTTGATTCAatctttaaacataaaattttctttaagccgaattttctttatttttaggatgtattatattattattagtggtGTCATTCTTCTACTGGTTATTAAATGCAACTTTAATATTCTTTCGTTTAAATTGGTTGTCTTCAATACGTCGGTTCCCATACTTTCTATGCCATCGATCATCGTTTCGCTGAGTGTACATATCGCAGAATGGTCTTAAAAGCAGAATATATAACAACTCTACGAAACTCAATAGGCTTGCGCCGAGAAATAATCCGCCAGTTCCTCCTGTTGAcactagataaataaattaagttaattatttgtatgaaaCAATGTCATACATGTAGAATacgacttaataaaaatattaatttgatttctaGGTCTgatctatttttattgtttaaaatatcatttagcaGAGTGGTATGGCAATCTTGCCATCATTCaatgattataatttgtactcgaGAGAATATCAAATGATTAAAAACAGaagtaaaaataacaacaacacAGGAAATTAATCgtgtaacttttattaatgcTGAACTAGTTCATGAAAGGGTAATTTTTCTCCTTATGTATCAAAAAGTTCAATGGAAAGTCGTATACTACGTTTAAATATCTTtctaatatatagtaaatttaaatttagacatgaaaattgaataaatatttttattttattattttattgttatggtGCTGAAAAATCAAATTTTTCGCACTATTGCGGTTCACGAGGCAATTTTCTTTACTCATTTACGCAAAccttaatgtataaatacaccTTCACTTTCACTAAACCTTCTTCATGAAGCACTAAGTCCAATGGCAAAACCGTATGAGGAAcctaatttttagtttatcgcgttcaaacagacagacgcgtcatatagattttgttttataatatgtaatgatgtACTTATATAGGCATATAAAATGTGTGTAAATCtcgttagtatatttttttaattaaccatCTTACCGACCAAATCCAGCACACCTCGAACAACATTTCGTCTGTATCTCTCGCTTGGTAACGTCGAAAGCTCTATCTGGATAGTAGAAACACTTCGATTGTTCGGTATTTTAAAATCCTTAACTATAGATATTTCAGCTTCAGTACAAGATGGCAAACAATCACAATGTAATCCTGGCCGCGGTGACCAACGCGCTTTTAGAACCTGCAATAAGTAACATTATATAcctttataaaaatgtgtttaagtAAATGCCATGCCAAAATACTAAAAAACTTACAGATAGCAATTGTAGATTGTCATGGAGACATATAATTCCacttttgttacatttatctGACTCTTTCGTATTAGGCATGAAGAAATTTGTGCAATTGCAAAGGTTTAATTGGGCAACCTTTCGACACTGTACTGTGCACGCTGTGTATGAGTAATAAGGATATACATGAAGAATGTTTTCGTCCGTATATCTGCATTTCCTTTTCTCGGGCACAATCACCCTAGCATCAACATcgttttcaatatttcttaaTGTTATTTGACGTCTAAAAACATTGTTACAATTTGAGAGTCACATGGTAAACTTTtaagtcattatatattatattgtaataacttatcagttactattttttgttttccaaggTATACCTTGATTGGCTTGTCGCTAAGTTTGGGGGTCAATAGAaggttatatttgtattaataataatgtctaagATAAAATATCATGTAACTGTAATTGTTTATAGTTtccgttataaatatttattatattgttttatttaattaattatcatttaaaacatcaaattatatttatacgattATATGTGTTTTATTCTAAAGCGTACTGAATATATCGGCTTACTAATTGCTAAACACAATATGGACTAACTttcatgaattaataaataattattttattgtctataataattatctaacgATATCAAAAGAAAATACGACTGtgattaataatacatatatacctgTAATTTAACTCTAAACTAACGGATATGACATCAGATTCATGAGATGTCAACGTTGGTACTTCTTCTTCGTTCAACACAAACACCTTTACCGGTAAGCTCACGTCAAACTTAATCATTCCAGGTCCTGTTGTTCTGTTGCTAATCATTTCCAGTTTAGGCAAATGATTACCTCTGAAAATGCAAATTGtaactaataaaacaaaaacaaactttatttgtttttagatgGATTTATCATTCATTACGTACTAGAAACGAAAATAATTGCTTTGAAAATTATAACTGTCTGTGTTCATCTCTTCATTAAACTATTgcttagaatttttttaaagtcgaTGTTGTGATTCCAATGTGggctaatttttattaaaatatataaaattttatatttataaccgaAAACGgtaacatataaataccttcCTTGAATACTATTTATAACGTAGCATATGCCTAGCTCTGTTTCCAAAGGTCTAAAGTAAGTGCAACAGTCAAAAGGCTTCCCATTCCATGAACAATTTGACACCATACTTTTGCATGAAGACCGCAcctaaattaataatcaaaacaatGAATTCACTGTCAAAATtccaagtaattttaaaatactgtcTTACCAAATTTGCAAAATAGTTTAGTTTCGATGTAAAACATTCTGGATAAGGATTGTCATTTCCGCATGATTTAGACACGTAATATGTTATACCTTTAAAATATGCAATTTCCATTAAAACTTCTTCCAGTTCGAAATCATGATCTGAACCCCATAAGCTGGAATATAAATCTTTCTTACTTAGACTTAAActgtaatttgattattttcaaagataataaaataaagtaaaatataagaggataataatatataataaatctaaatgtctgtaaatgtcctacaGCTGCAGCTGTATTTGaggagaaaattttaaagtggaAATAAATGCGGCTGATTTTCATCACAACACATGCAATCATCCtaacgatgtattccttcaccgtttaaaataatttaaacacaggaaatagaaaataattaagtggtgcttgcccaaggTTGGAACCCTCACGGTTTACCACTTTGGTTAACACGTCGTCTTTTAACAAGTCAGTTATACTTGCTATCGTATAacgtaaagaaataaatatggagCTGTTGAATGTGTCCctactgatttattttatattatttttacctgTCAGAGACATTTTCTATGCGCCCTGAATTTTCGGTTTCACATACAGCAATCGATGGGAACTGTGTATTCCAATCTTTGTATGTTGTCTCCACGACGAAAGATATTGGATTATTACGAAAGGCATCATACTGAGCCGCAATTAAAAGCGACGAACCATACCAGGAGAGAATAACGAATATTAaccaaaatattctaaattgaaaaagaaaacattttacataGTACGTACAAGCGTCATACCTATATTTCTAAAACACAGAATCGATCTATCACAtatctaaatctttgaaaatatCTACTTTCTTTCTACTTGGTGTTGCatcatatttataactaatcATTATAATCCcttccaaattaaaattaatataattcgccaaaaaaatcataaaactcaattacacaatataattatattattattacatgaacAATTTTGTGTAATCTATCCTAGAGTAAGAGAGAATAAATGCGTATTAAATATAgacaatatataacattataatttcccagcaaatgtaaaacaaaataaataattaaccttTCAATCCAATGTCTTTTTAAATCCGCAATAAATCGGAATCCATGGATCGATGTAGTTTCTGGCAAACTTTTGATTCCTTGCCACCATATTtggaaatatgttttaatacgtTCGTTATCCATCTCAAGCTCAATATCAATATATCAAGCTGATTATTATTCAAGCGACTTAACATCGATCACTAATATTTACGCAACAACTATTGAAAAAATTGTCATTATCACAAGCTAGTGTATTTTTAGGGTGCCGTGATCTCCACAGTAAGAAGATACGCTAAATTGAAAGTTCTGTGTGtcggtataataattattttaactgcaAAACACAATTAACTATCTCAGTAACCGCAATAGTCTAATTGTTAGAAGGTAGAATGACTTccgtctttttaaataaaatattcttattcaaTACTAGCTATCCGTCCTGGCtttgcacgggtagaataaggatatacctataacatttatataataacatatacagataactctattggtttaggTGACGTACACCAGTAAAGGTACCAGTCGTCATGATTTTTCCTGACATCTTCAATAATCCTCatcatatataaacaaattttcgCAAAATCTTACGAATATACAAACCGTATAAAAAATCagtttggtagtttttgagtttaacGCGTTCAGACATACAGACGGACTCGGCGGGAAGACgttaaaatcttaaaatcttTCGAATTAGTGTCATTAGTGTTTCTTTGAATTCGATCATTTCTGCGCAGCTCGgttcaattaaaaaatcatcCCCTATTAAATGTGCGGAATTCTCACCGTGTGATTCTGTATCGTACATGACCAGCTTTTACAAACTATAATTCATCCACAATAACATAATTCATATCTGATATAAAACAGCCTATCTAAAATTACCCAAACAAAAATGCTATTGTGCTTCTAATTTGTAGATCGTATCAGAATTTGTATGAAAGGTGTGCTTCGGGGGCAATTatgtgatttattatttatgagactAGCGTGTACACTATATGTATGACATAAttgatacagttttttttttaattttatagaaaaggatttttttttgtccaaATTAATTTAGAGAAAAACTTCTCGGTcacgatttattaaaataaaaaattataaaattaaaaattgttcaaATTCAACCATTAAATATTGGACTAATTGTATTTGtaacagaaaattaaaaaaaaaatctcaatattctttattatattatgtgtaaaGCTTAGTGTGGCTAAGTAGTTAGAACACGAGAATTTTAAACGATGATTCCGAATTCATGTACCATGGAAGcatcacttaattttcatgtttaatttgtgttttataatcctatgcaattattattaaccatCCTTTATATCGTCaacacacgcacgcacgcaagcacgcacacacacatattaaaatacttattgtaGTGTATTTCTGCATGGTGTTACAATATGTGTGGGTGGGTAGTCCACACTAAGACGAGCTGTTAAAAATTCCAACCAATTTATcgagtaaatattttcataactgCACAGTCCAATGCCGGATAACAAGAgaagcaataataaattataacaccgtaaatattattacatgtttatttatctaattcCACTTTACATAATTATGGTGACTTGTTATTTAAACGTACATATTAGAAGAACTGTTAACATCTTGTTCATaattttctgttaatataaCCAAAAGGTTTTAGCAATGGccgtatttttatagaaattattaatattactattttgtctTCTAATTAAGCGCAAACCTTGTGTTAAGTGTGAGGGTCAAGATCGAAACAGCGATTTTTACGTCGGTAGACGGCCCGTAAGCCATTGGGGTATTTTCGTATACACAATAATTACACAATGCGTATTCTAGTAAGGAGTTCCTCGTTTCCATTGAGTTGATCCACCAAGCTCATTCCAGTAAATAGGCCTGTATCGACTGATTGGTTCGAAATTGTTTACCGTTGACGTTTCACTGGTGATACGTTTTTCTTGACGATGACGATTACTGATTTCACGATATAACTTAACGGTATAGAAATAGATAAACTCGATTACCGATACGAAACTAAAT comes from Nymphalis io chromosome 15, ilAglIoxx1.1, whole genome shotgun sequence and encodes:
- the LOC126773937 gene encoding sodium channel protein Nach — translated: MAYGPSTDVKIAVSILTLTLNTRIFWLIFVILSWYGSSLLIAAQYDAFRNNPISFVVETTYKDWNTQFPSIAVCETENSGRIENVSDSLWGSDHDFELEEVLMEIAYFKGITYYVSKSCGNDNPYPECFTSKLNYFANLVRSSCKSMVSNCSWNGKPFDCCTYFRPLETELGICYVINSIQGRGNHLPKLEMISNRTTGPGMIKFDVSLPVKVFVLNEEEVPTLTSHESDVISVSLELNYRRQITLRNIENDVDARVIVPEKRKCRYTDENILHVYPYYSYTACTVQCRKVAQLNLCNCTNFFMPNTKESDKCNKSGIICLHDNLQLLSVLKARWSPRPGLHCDCLPSCTEAEISIVKDFKIPNNRSVSTIQIELSTLPSERYRRNVVRGVLDLVVSTGGTGGLFLGASLLSFVELLYILLLRPFCDMYTQRNDDRWHRKYGNRRIEDNQFKRKNIKVAFNNQ
- the LOC126774008 gene encoding uncharacterized protein LOC126774008, with amino-acid sequence MNNENESIVTTCDFITDEVIKKVIENSVNEDVILKNYIVFKASDKMLGFLADYWKLQIQVITSDNTIKSLCFFIKAVSKSNSAKADMVNEMKLFEKEINFYTLIKSKLNTPDINTWSPKLILSLKDAMIFEDLNSLQYKTLNKFRTFDREHTLLALEALARFHAASIIYEEKRCLLLGKPYNINDDHENYLNKGGYQESDPWFIQCMNGALEAVKYFSKYSKDKKVLNLIEKRWNDVWKTALRLSDYSLKYRNVICHRDLWNNNILFRYLKKGVKTVPDDCLLVDFQAVRCQPPAGDVMLLLYCNLEPNFRKENIATFLNHYYNVMKNILSSNGIPIQDVFSYDNFLKSCDEQKLWALVVSACLVPQFWIDDELNTKIFCNTTNFKHIMTKDKASFIKNMILENSDYKNKVLNILEEIVQQYCL